One genomic region from Clostridiales bacterium encodes:
- the rplV gene encoding 50S ribosomal protein L22: MAKRMKEKTARVEERREQRPFATAKHVRIAPDKVRIVLALIRGRNVAEAMAILQATPKAASEQVFKVLNSAAANAEHNKGLSVDDLYVAEAYADIGPTLKRFQPVSKGRAHHILKRTSHITVILDTKEDK; encoded by the coding sequence ATGGCAAAAAGAATGAAAGAAAAAACCGCAAGAGTAGAAGAGCGGCGCGAGCAGCGTCCGTTCGCTACGGCTAAGCACGTTCGCATTGCGCCCGATAAGGTCCGCATCGTGCTCGCGCTCATTCGCGGCCGCAACGTAGCGGAAGCCATGGCTATACTCCAAGCGACGCCCAAGGCGGCGAGCGAACAGGTGTTCAAAGTGCTCAATTCCGCCGCGGCTAACGCCGAACACAACAAAGGCTTGTCCGTCGACGACTTGTACGTGGCAGAAGCCTATGCCGATATCGGCCCTACGCTTAAACGCTTCCAGCCGGTCAGCAAGGGCAGAGCGCATCATATCTTGAAGCGCACCAGCCACATCACGGTCATTCTCGACACCAAGGAGGATAAATAA
- the rpsS gene encoding 30S ribosomal protein S19 — protein MSRSTKKGYYVDAKLMKKAEAMAEVQDKRPIKTWSRASTIFPQFIGLTFAVHNGKKFVPVYVTADMVGHKLGEFAPTRTFLGHAGESKTKGR, from the coding sequence ATGTCAAGATCGACAAAAAAAGGTTACTATGTTGACGCCAAACTCATGAAAAAAGCTGAGGCTATGGCGGAAGTTCAGGACAAACGCCCGATCAAAACCTGGTCGCGCGCGTCCACGATATTCCCTCAATTCATAGGTCTTACCTTTGCCGTACACAACGGCAAGAAGTTTGTGCCGGTATACGTTACCGCCGATATGGTCGGGCATAAGCTGGGCGAGTTCGCTCCCACGCGTACCTTCCTCGGTCACGCAGGCGAGAGCAAGACCAAAGGTAGATAA
- the rplB gene encoding 50S ribosomal protein L2 — protein sequence MAIKRYKPITPGTRFKTVIAAPELTGDKPYKPLLREQSHKGGRNFSGKITVRHIGGGNRQKYRVIDFKRNKDNIPAKVATVEYDPNRTAFIALLHYADGEKRYILAPLGLQKGDTVISGEGADIKAGNCLPLANIPVGTLVHNIEMLPGRGGQMARTAGAAAQLMAKEGKYATLRLPSGEMRMVLQRCKATIGQVGNLDHELVSLGKAGRKRHMGVKPTVRGVVMNPCDHPHGGGEGKSPIGRPSPVSPWGKPTLGKKTRSKHKASDKFIVKRIN from the coding sequence ATGGCTATTAAGAGATATAAACCGATTACGCCCGGCACGCGGTTCAAAACCGTCATCGCCGCGCCCGAGCTCACCGGCGACAAGCCGTATAAGCCCCTGTTGAGGGAGCAGAGCCACAAGGGTGGACGTAACTTCTCGGGCAAAATCACAGTGCGCCATATCGGCGGCGGCAACCGTCAAAAGTACCGCGTTATCGATTTCAAGCGCAATAAGGACAACATTCCCGCCAAGGTCGCGACCGTCGAGTACGATCCCAACCGCACGGCGTTCATAGCTCTTCTTCACTATGCCGACGGCGAAAAGCGTTATATCTTGGCGCCGCTCGGACTGCAAAAGGGCGACACTGTTATCTCGGGCGAGGGCGCGGACATTAAAGCGGGTAACTGCTTGCCGCTTGCGAACATCCCCGTAGGTACGCTCGTTCACAACATCGAGATGCTGCCCGGCCGTGGCGGTCAGATGGCGAGAACGGCAGGCGCTGCGGCACAGCTCATGGCTAAGGAAGGCAAGTATGCAACGCTTCGTCTTCCCAGCGGCGAAATGCGTATGGTGCTCCAACGCTGCAAGGCGACGATCGGTCAGGTCGGTAACCTCGACCACGAGCTCGTTTCCTTGGGTAAGGCGGGCCGCAAACGCCATATGGGCGTTAAGCCCACCGTCCGCGGCGTTGTTATGAACCCCTGCGATCACCCGCATGGCGGCGGCGAGGGTAAGAGCCCGATAGGCAGACCCAGTCCCGTATCGCCTTGGGGCAAGCCGACGCTCGGTAAGAAGACGAGAAGCAAGCACAAGGCGTCCGACAAGTTCATTGTCAAGCGCATAAATTAA
- the rplW gene encoding 50S ribosomal protein L23 yields the protein MIAQDIIIRPVLTEKSNDGVNAKRYVFMVDRRADKTQIKAAVESAFDVKVESVNVVNVRGKYKRQGRTGGYTSKGKKAYVTLNPDSKAIPFFETLS from the coding sequence ATGATAGCACAGGATATCATCATTCGTCCGGTACTCACCGAAAAGTCGAACGACGGCGTTAACGCCAAGCGTTACGTATTCATGGTAGACCGCCGCGCGGACAAGACGCAGATCAAAGCTGCCGTCGAGAGCGCGTTCGACGTTAAAGTCGAGAGCGTAAACGTAGTTAACGTTCGCGGCAAGTACAAGCGTCAAGGCAGAACGGGCGGTTACACGTCCAAGGGCAAGAAAGCGTACGTTACGCTCAATCCCGATTCGAAGGCGATCCCGTTCTTCGAAACGCTTTCGTAA
- the rplD gene encoding 50S ribosomal protein L4 has product MPTIKIYKQDGSSAGTMELDDSVFGVEYNEAIIHQAVVAQMANARQGTKSTLTRTEVTGGGKKPWRQKGTGNARQGSIRAPQWKGGGVVFAPKPRSFRKKINKLVRMNALTSALSAKLSDGNLIVLDKLEIEPKTKQMAAVLKALKLESRVLLVLPNGSVNALRASQNLEKVRTAASEQLSVYDVVANAVMLTTVDAIKALEQKYTAKEVAAQ; this is encoded by the coding sequence ATGCCTACTATTAAGATATATAAGCAAGACGGCAGTTCTGCCGGCACTATGGAGCTCGACGACAGCGTTTTCGGCGTCGAGTATAACGAAGCGATAATCCATCAGGCGGTCGTTGCGCAAATGGCTAACGCGCGCCAGGGCACCAAGAGCACGCTCACGCGTACCGAGGTCACCGGCGGCGGCAAAAAGCCGTGGCGTCAAAAGGGCACGGGTAACGCCCGTCAAGGCTCTATCCGCGCACCGCAGTGGAAGGGCGGCGGCGTAGTTTTCGCCCCGAAGCCCAGAAGCTTCCGCAAAAAGATCAACAAGCTTGTCAGAATGAACGCACTTACTTCCGCGCTTTCCGCCAAGCTTTCGGACGGCAACCTTATCGTTCTCGACAAGCTCGAAATCGAGCCTAAGACCAAGCAGATGGCAGCGGTGCTTAAAGCGCTCAAACTCGAAAGCCGTGTGCTTTTGGTCCTGCCCAACGGCAGCGTAAACGCGCTTCGCGCTTCGCAGAACTTAGAAAAGGTCAGAACGGCGGCGAGCGAACAGCTCAGCGTTTACGACGTTGTCGCCAATGCGGTCATGCTCACGACCGTCGACGCTATCAAGGCGCTCGAACAAAAATACACTGCTAAGGAGGTAGCGGCACAATGA
- the rplC gene encoding 50S ribosomal protein L3, whose translation MKKAILGKKLGMTQIFGENDVAIPVTVVLCGPMTVVDKRTVEKNGYSAAVCAFEEIKEGKLNKPEAGLYKKAKAKPARYLREFRYENADSYEVGNVIDCTMFEAGDMVDVSGVTKGRGFTGVIKRWNHHRLKMTHGTGPVHREVGSTGANSNPSRRIKNLKMPGQYGHENVTIQNLKVVKVDQARGVLLIRGAVPGPKGGLVTVKETVK comes from the coding sequence ATGAAAAAAGCAATTTTAGGTAAGAAGCTCGGCATGACGCAGATTTTCGGAGAAAACGACGTAGCGATTCCCGTTACCGTCGTGCTTTGCGGTCCTATGACCGTCGTGGACAAGCGCACCGTCGAAAAGAACGGTTACAGCGCTGCTGTTTGCGCGTTCGAGGAAATCAAGGAAGGTAAGCTTAACAAGCCGGAAGCCGGTCTTTATAAGAAAGCAAAAGCCAAGCCCGCGCGCTATCTCCGCGAGTTCCGTTACGAGAACGCGGACAGCTACGAGGTTGGCAACGTTATCGACTGCACGATGTTCGAAGCGGGCGACATGGTCGACGTTTCGGGCGTTACCAAGGGCAGAGGTTTCACCGGCGTTATCAAGCGTTGGAACCACCACCGTCTTAAAATGACGCACGGTACCGGTCCCGTTCACCGCGAGGTCGGTTCTACGGGCGCCAACTCCAACCCGTCCCGTCGCATTAAGAACCTTAAAATGCCCGGTCAGTACGGTCACGAGAACGTCACCATTCAGAACCTGAAAGTCGTCAAGGTCGATCAGGCGCGCGGCGTGCTGCTTATCCGCGGCGCCGTGCCCGGACCGAAGGGCGGACTTGTTACCGTTAAAGAGACGGTGAAATAA
- the rpsJ gene encoding 30S ribosomal protein S10 — MSSQKIRIKLRAYDHELVDSSAARIVDAAKQTGSKVCGPIPLPTQKEVVTILRSVHKHKDSREQFELRTYSRLIDIYSPSGKTVDSLMRLDLPAGVDIKIKL, encoded by the coding sequence ATGTCAAGCCAAAAAATCAGAATCAAACTGAGAGCGTACGATCACGAGCTAGTCGACAGTTCGGCTGCGCGCATCGTAGACGCCGCCAAGCAGACGGGGTCGAAAGTTTGCGGTCCTATTCCGCTGCCCACGCAAAAGGAAGTCGTGACCATACTTCGCTCTGTTCACAAGCATAAGGATTCGAGGGAACAATTCGAGCTTAGAACTTATTCCCGCCTTATCGATATATACAGTCCGTCCGGCAAGACGGTCGATTCGCTCATGCGTTTAGACCTGCCCGCCGGCGTAGACATCAAGATAAAGCTGTAA